From the genome of Solibacillus sp. FSL H8-0538:
TGGATGATCCTGTTTCCAACTTGTATGTGAGTGCTTAGCCAATTATGCATCTTCCTTTCCAGCTCATTAGATAATGTTATCTAATGAATAGTATTGTAAAACATTCAGGAAAATATGCATGGATTGGAGCAAACGAATATTTCTTATACATCATAAGAAGTATATTCTTATACATAACTTTACTTCCGGCGAGCAATACTAGCTACAACCACTGATACATCAACTTAATGAATAGTCAGATGAAAAACCCAAACCACGAGTAATTTATGCATAGGTAGCAGTTATCACTTTAAAAGAATCTTCACCAATTCAGAAATAGGCCCTGGTTGATTTTTCATGTTCAACCAGAGCTTATAAACACATTCCTCAAGTATTTGGTGAAAGACTTCACTTATTAATAATATGGCGTTCCATAATAATGCTAAATAAAGTTTTTACGGCTTTACTTTGAATAATTGTGTGGCTTGCCTGGCACCTCTTCAATGCATTATTTTTATGAGCTTAAATAGCTTCAATATACTTTCTGGGAACGTGCGATCCTTCATTGTGCTTAAGTATACATTGCGATTTAAAAACTCACTATGCACTGGGCGTGTTAGTAAGCACTCTGATAAATGCTGCGTGACATAGTGTTGTGGTAGGATGGCAATTCCTAACCCTTCCTCTACTAATACTTTTATCATTTCAAATCGTTCTATTTTATATTGAATATGCGGTGTGACATTTTCCTGTTCAAATGCTTTTAATATTTGTGCACTCGTTTGAAATTCTGGCATTCCAATTATTAATGCTTCTTCAGTAAAGTCTACTAGCGTTATTATTTCCTTCGTGGAAAATGGATGATCTTTTTTTATTAATACGACGTACGGTTCGTTATACAATAATTCACTTTTTATTTCAGTATCAACAATATGTTGGTTAGTAATTACTCCATGCACTGTTAAACCTAACAACGCCTGGCGCACGGTTTGGTTATAGAGTGTATCAATTAGTGTAATTCGATTATGTGGGTATTGTTTTTGATAGGCAATGATTACTTGTGAAAACCAGTAATTTGCTGATTCAATCATGCCTAATCGAATTTCTAAATGCTCTCCTTTAGCTAACTCTTTTAGCTCCGTATCCATTACTTCAAATTGAGCAATTAAACCTTTCGATCGTTCATAAAATTGCTGACCTAATTCTGTTAATTGAAATTGTTTCGTTGTTCGTTCTATTAACGGTGCACCAATTTCTCGTTCCAAATTTTTTATCGTATTGCTTAACGAAGGCTGTGAAATATGTAACACTTTTGCGGCCCTTGAAAAACTTTGATATTTTACCGTCGCAACGAAATAATACATTTTTCTTAAATCCATGTTGCCACCTCATTTATAGTTTTAAACTATTATAAGATAAAAAATTAGTATTTGTTATTATAAATGTTTAAAAATATAATGAAAATATAAATTTTTCAGTCTTCAGGAAGGTGAATACTATGTATAAAAAAACAGATTCAGCAGTTTGGCAAGGTCGCACCGATCATGAAACGGATCACGCTTACTTTCGATATCATCAAATTGTTCAATTGGCAACGACAGCTAAACAAGGATCAATTGGATTAATAGGCTTTGTTTGCGATGAAGGTGTACGCCGTAACAATGGTCGTGTTGGTGCAAAAGACGCTCCTTTAGCCTTACGTAAGCAGTTAGCACCGTTGCCTTGGCGTAATCCTGTTCATGAAAATTCGCTAATTGATTTAGGGGATATCATTTGTGAAGGTCATGAATTAGAGCGTGCTCAACAGGAACTAGGGGATAAAGTTTCCGATATTTTAACAAACGGAAAGGCCATTGTACTTGGGGGCGGGCATGAAACATTATACGGACAATATTTGGGGGTGCGAAAAGCAGCGGGTCCGGACGCTTCAATTGGATTGCTAAATATTGATGCGCACTTTGATATGCGTTCGTATGACAAACAAACTTCATCCGGTACAATGTTTAAACAAATTTTAGACGACGATCCCAATGCACACTATTTCGTATGTGGCATCCAACAATATGGAAATACGACCGCATTATTCGATACAGCCGATCAATATGATGTGCAATACTTTTTAGATGAAGAATTGGATTCATTATTGTTCACTACAGAATTAAATGACTTTATGGATGCACATGATGTTTTACTCGTTACGCTTTGTATGGATGTTTTAAATGCGGCTGAAGCACCTGGTGTCAGTGCGCCTTCACCATTTGGTCTATCCGCTTTAAAGGTTCGTGACATTTTACGCCAAATGGTTTCACACAAAAAAACAGTAAGCTTCAGCATTTGTGAAGTCAACCCGTTACTTGATGTAAATAACCGAACAGCAAAATTAGGGGCTTACTTTATAAATGAAGTAATTATGAATAGTT
Proteins encoded in this window:
- the hutG gene encoding formimidoylglutamase, with protein sequence MYKKTDSAVWQGRTDHETDHAYFRYHQIVQLATTAKQGSIGLIGFVCDEGVRRNNGRVGAKDAPLALRKQLAPLPWRNPVHENSLIDLGDIICEGHELERAQQELGDKVSDILTNGKAIVLGGGHETLYGQYLGVRKAAGPDASIGLLNIDAHFDMRSYDKQTSSGTMFKQILDDDPNAHYFVCGIQQYGNTTALFDTADQYDVQYFLDEELDSLLFTTELNDFMDAHDVLLVTLCMDVLNAAEAPGVSAPSPFGLSALKVRDILRQMVSHKKTVSFSICEVNPLLDVNNRTAKLGAYFINEVIMNSFE
- a CDS encoding LysR family transcriptional regulator; amino-acid sequence: MDLRKMYYFVATVKYQSFSRAAKVLHISQPSLSNTIKNLEREIGAPLIERTTKQFQLTELGQQFYERSKGLIAQFEVMDTELKELAKGEHLEIRLGMIESANYWFSQVIIAYQKQYPHNRITLIDTLYNQTVRQALLGLTVHGVITNQHIVDTEIKSELLYNEPYVVLIKKDHPFSTKEIITLVDFTEEALIIGMPEFQTSAQILKAFEQENVTPHIQYKIERFEMIKVLVEEGLGIAILPQHYVTQHLSECLLTRPVHSEFLNRNVYLSTMKDRTFPESILKLFKLIKIMH